Genomic window (Candidatus Methylomirabilota bacterium):
CCGCAGGCTCCAGGAAGGGGCGGCCCGCATGGGCGCCGGCGAGCTGGGCCACCGGATCGCGCTGCGCACGGGGGACGAGCTGGAGGCCCTGGGCGACGAGCTCAACCGCAGCGCCGGGCAGCTCTCGGAGTCGTACGCGAACCTCGAGCAGAGGGTGGAGGCGCGCACCCGCGAGCTCGCCGCCGCCAACGCCGGGCTCACCGAGGCCCTGCAGGAGCTGCAGGCCTTGGGCGAGGTCGGCCAGGCGCTGAACTCGAGCCTCGATCTCGAGACCGTGCTCAGCACCATCGTCACCCGCGCGAGCCGGTTCGCCCGCGCCGACGCCTGCACGGTCTACGAGTACGACGAGGAGAGGGGCGAGCTACTACTCCGCGCGACCCACAATCTGGACGAGGCGGTGGTCGCGGTCGCGAAGCGTTCCCCCATTCGACGTGGCGAGGGCGTGGCGGGGCGCCTGGCGGTGACGCGGCAACCCGTGGAGATTCCCGACATCGCGGAGGAAGGCGCCTACACTGGGCCGCTGCGCGACGTCCTGTTACGGACGGGCAACCGTGCGCTCCTCGGCGTGCCCTTGCTCCACGAGGACCGCCTGGTGGGGGCGCTCACCGTGAACCGCAAGTCGCCCGGGCGCTTCGCGCCGGAGATCATCGCGCTCCTCACCACCTTCGCCAGCCAGTCGGCGCTGGCCATTCAGAACGCGCGGCTCTTCCGCGAAATCGCCGAGAAGAGCCGTGAGCTCGAGTCGGCGAGCAAGCACAAGAGCGAGTTCCTGGCCAACATGTCGCACGAGCTGCGCACGCCGCTCAACGCCATCCTCGGCTTCTCCGAGGTGCTGGCGGAGGGGATGTTCGGCGAGGTCAACGAGAAGCAGTCCGAGTACCTGCGCGACATCCTGGAGTCGGGCCGGCATCTCCTCTCGCTCATCAACGACATCCTCGACCTCTCGAAGATCGAGGCCGGGCGCATGGAGCTGGACGTGACCGACTTCGACCTGCCGAACGCCATCGAGAACGCGCTGATCCTGGTGCGCGAGCGGGCGGCCCGGCGCGGCATCGCGCTCGGCCACACGGTCGACGCGAGCCTCGGCACCGTGCGCGCGGACGAGCGCAAGCTCAAGCAGGTGCTGCTGAACCTCCTGTCGAATGCGCTCAAGTTCACGCCGGAGGGTGGGCGTGTGGACGTGCGGGCGGAGAGCCGCGGGGACGCGGTCGAGATCTCGGTCACGGACACCGGGGTCGGCATCGCCCCGGAGGATCAGGAGACGGTCTTCGAGGAGTTCCGCCAGGTGGGCGCGATGGACAAGAAGGTCGAGGGCACCGGGCTCGGCTTGGCGCTCTCGCGTCGCTTCATCGAGCTCCACGGCGGGCACATGTGGGTGAAGAGCGAGGTGGGCGCGGGCTCGGTGTTCGCGTTCACCCTTCCGATCGCGTAACTACGCTATGCTGTGAAGATGGACGACGTCGGGCGCCGTGACTTCCTGAAGCACGCCACCACGCTGGGTGCGCTTGCGGTATCGATGAAGGCCGGCGTGCGGCTGGCCGCGGCGCAGGGGAGGCCGACGATGAAATTCGAGCTGAAGGTGAGCGACGTCGAGTTCCTGCGCACGCCGAAGGGCCGCCAGCTGATGG
Coding sequences:
- a CDS encoding ATP-binding protein; this encodes MRRLLPRSRLFRKYVVVLLVLMGGVLLASSLVELYFAYRETQRAIVRVERAKAVAAAGHIEELLKQVELQVRATTRTASDDPDASQTGPARLGFRQDLGAALAEQRELDFVRVLRNVPSVVALRHVDLTGREQLRVSRLDPDVVGSGDDHSQKPEFLAARGGKTHWSAVYFKNESEPYVTLAVPAGKYAVEVTSAEVSLAPVVRIVSLIEAGPGGYAYVVDAENHLVAHPDHRMLRARRDLSALAQVKAARAEDPGAAATERRALVAEGLGGGRMLVAHALIPGPGWMVFVERPAADAYAPLRAPIARSAVIFVLGLGLSILASVLLAQRMVAPIRRLQEGAARMGAGELGHRIALRTGDELEALGDELNRSAGQLSESYANLEQRVEARTRELAAANAGLTEALQELQALGEVGQALNSSLDLETVLSTIVTRASRFARADACTVYEYDEERGELLLRATHNLDEAVVAVAKRSPIRRGEGVAGRLAVTRQPVEIPDIAEEGAYTGPLRDVLLRTGNRALLGVPLLHEDRLVGALTVNRKSPGRFAPEIIALLTTFASQSALAIQNARLFREIAEKSRELESASKHKSEFLANMSHELRTPLNAILGFSEVLAEGMFGEVNEKQSEYLRDILESGRHLLSLINDILDLSKIEAGRMELDVTDFDLPNAIENALILVRERAARRGIALGHTVDASLGTVRADERKLKQVLLNLLSNALKFTPEGGRVDVRAESRGDAVEISVTDTGVGIAPEDQETVFEEFRQVGAMDKKVEGTGLGLALSRRFIELHGGHMWVKSEVGAGSVFAFTLPIA